AGCGCATTTCCTCCTTCCATACCCGGATACCAAGCCTGAATCAATGCTTTGGTTTGTGGTAGCCAGTGGTTCATTTCCACAGGTCCTCCGCCCATCATCACCACTACGGTTTGTGGGTTGGCTTTCAGTATTCCCATAATCAATTCCTCCTGATGAAAAGGCAATTTCATATTCGGCTTGTCTACGGCTTCGGAATCGAAAGCATTATCTCGCCACGCGAAATCTTTCAAATCCCAGTTCTGAATCCATCCGCCGACATAAATCACCAAATCTGCTGCTTTGGCTGCATTAATGGCCTCTTGCATTTTTTGCTCATCCCGCTTTTGAGCTTTATTGACATCGTATCCCTGGCAATAGGTGATTTCCGATTCCTCACCAAAAATATTTTTTATCCCTTCCAATGCCGTTACTTCATACAACGCATTTACTTGCGAGCTTCCTCCGCCCATGCTTGTTTTTTGGTTGGCATTCCTTCCGATCACAGCAATCTTTTTCGGTGCATTCTTGATCGGCAACAGTCCTTCATTTTTCAGCAAAACAATGCCTTCTTCAGCCACTTTTTTGGCCACCAGCTGATGTTCGGTAGTATTTCGGCTGCCGGCAGGACGCTGTTCATTATTATTGAGCATATGGATTTTATCCATCACATAAAGGATACGCTCGACCTTGTCATCAACTACTGCCTCATCCACTTGCCCGCTTTCAATCATGGCTTTGGCAGGATCAGCCAAATATACTTTATCGTAATCATACTTTTTCATGTAGAGCTCGGTCCCCATCTCGAGGTCAAGGCCATTTTCCAAGGCTTCTTTAGTGTTGTGTACCGCTCCCCAATCACTGACAACCAGCCCCTTGAATCCCCATTCATCTTTAAGTATTTGATTCAAAAGGTAATCATGGTGCGAACAAAATTCTCCCCTGAGTTTGTTGTATGCCCCCATCAGGGTCAGTACATTTCCCTGCTGAACCGCTTCTTTGAATGCTGGTAGATAAATCTCCCGCAAAGGTCTTTCAGACAATTCCACATCGACAGAATTTCGCCAGGTTTCCTGATTATTGGCCACCAAATGTTTAACACAAGCAGCCACGCCCTGCGATTGTACTCCTTTAATATAACCTACCCCCATTTTTTTGGTCAGGAAAGGATCTTCACTCAAATATTCAAAATTTCGACCGTTCAATGGTGTGCGGATAATATTTACCCCCGGGCCAAGAATCACATCTTTTCCCCTTTCATTCGCCTCAGCACCCAAAACCTCCCCATATTTAAGGCCGAGATCCTTGTTCCATGTAGCCCCGAGGGTAATGCATTTGGGCAAATAAGTCGCCTGGTCGTCATAGGCGTTAATGCGCACATAATCTTCCCCATGCTCTACCCGAACGCCATAAGGCCCGTCGGACATGATAAGCGCAGGAATGTTCAGGCGTGGAACGGCCCCATTGGTAAAAGAGGTCCGGCAGTGGATCATTTCCAGCTTTTCATCCAATGTCATCTGACCGATTAAGGACTGATAACTTGGCGATTGACGCGTCGGCGTTGATTTACAGGCCATCAGTAAGCTTGCGACGAATAATACCTTTATTAACTTTCTCATCAAATTAAAAAATTGCGCTAAAAAAATACAGCTTGCAGGATCGCCCACAAACTGTATATAAAAACCTAAATTGTATTACTTAATAATTAGGGTCCTGAACAAGGATTCCCCCCGCTTTATCTATTTCCGCCAAAGGCACAGGATAATATTCTTTCCCTTCCTTAAAACGATCTCCGAGTACTTCTGAAAGCATCCCCCATCTCCTGAGGTCCTGAAAACGATGACACTCAAAACAAAGCTCTCTGCGGCGCTCTTCTCTAAGCAGCTTAAATAATACTGCAGCAGAACTGTTAGGATTTGTCGGATTAAAATTCACTCCAAAAGCCCTTTCACGTACCATATCAATATATTTTACGGCATCGGTAAGGTTTTTATTTTGCTGAATGAGTGCCTCGGCATACATCAGTAGCACGTCGGCATATCGCATCAACACGAAATTTTCATCGTTTCCACCACCGGCTTCAGGCTTGGAGGTTACCCCCTTCTGAATAACCGGTTGGTCTTTATCATAAATCTTTCCTGGATCCCAGATAATTTCTTCCCCTTTCTGACGGATAAAGGCTTGAAGTCTTTTGTCTCCGGGCTGATACTGGTTGATTAAATCCTCGGTAGGAATCAAATTTAGGTAGCCACCATAGGAGTTACTTTCAAGAAATAACAGACGAAGAGTTCCTTCAGAGGCCGTCGGGCCATCATCAAACCATGGCAAAGAGCCCCCGCCAACTTTAGCGTTAAATTGTGCTTCGAAAATATTTTCGTTACCAATTTCGTTATTTTTATTACGGATCGTCCATATATCTTCAGGTGCTTCCACCAAAGAATAAGTATTCAGGTCGATGACCTGTTTTAGGTACTTTTCAGCATTGGCAAAGTCGGATTCAAACAGGAACATTTTACCCAATAAAGACAAAGCAAACCCTTTGGTTACTCGGCCCTTCTCATGATACATTTCACCAGAATTTGTAACCGGTAGAATATCTTCTGCCAACACCTCCTGAAGATCTGCGATAATAAAATCCATGACCTCCTCGCGACTCGTCTGCTCCACTACGTGCTCATCCAGGTTATCCTCTGTTCTTAAAGGAAATGAACGCCACATATTGGCCATATGGAAATAATAGTAGGCACGAAGTACTTTCGCCTCCGCTTTGGCACGTGCCACATTTTCAGCATTAATAATCCGTTCGGGCGTATTCTTGATCACATTGTTCGCCCGACGAATTCCTTTATAAAGGCGTTCCCACATGCCGTAGATTACCTGCGATTCCTGTGCAAAGTTAAACTGTGCATTATTGGAGAAATCTGGTGCCGGCTCTGGCGTGTAAACATCATCAGACAATAAATCTCTTTGCAGGAAATAATCCTGAGAGTACATTCTAACATCACCGAGCGTAGAATACGAGGTGGTTAGGGTTCTGAATAAATCATTATCCGTTTTGTAATAATCCGCTTCGGTAATCAGAGCAGTATTCGGAACATTCAAAAAATCTGAACAGCCTGACAGCAACATTGAAGATGCGATCAAACCAGTATACAGTAGTTTCTTCATAACTCTCAATTAAAAATTCATTTGTAATCCCAAAAGATAAGTTCTTGGCGTCGGGCGGGAACTGTTATTAAATTCCACACTCGGTACACCTGCACCGGCACCCAGGCCAATATTCCCACCATTATCCCATACATCTGGGTTGTAGCCTTTATAGTTGGTCAGGATATAGGCATTATTAATCCCCGCATATACGCGCATCTTGGAAATTCTGCTGCTGTTAACCACTTTGGTCAGGTCGTAACCGATCTGAATATTTTGGAAGTTCAGGTAGGCCCCTGACTGCAAGTGGCGATCTGAGAAGAAATTCGACTGCGCAATGGTATTGATTCTTGGGTAATCGGCATTTGGATTTTCCTCGGTCCAGGTGTTGCCATCCAGTTCCGCAAGGCGGTTTTCTTTGTCGGTAGTCAAAGAGAGTGCATACCTGTTTTGGTTGAATACCTGGAAGCCTGCTTTACCTTCGAGCATCATGGAAAAATCGAACCCTTTGTACTGCGCATCGAAGTTAAATCCGAAGTAGTATTTAGGAATAGAGTTCCCCAGGTTGATCCGGTCATCGCCGTCGATTTTACCCGAACCGTCGGTATCCACAAAGCGGATGTCACCAGGTTGTGCATTGGGCTGCAAGGGTGTTCCATCAGCATTTACGTGGTTGTCTACATCTGACTGATTGCGGAAAATCCCGGCAGTTTGGTAGCCATAAAAATACCACATACTTTCATTGGCATCGATACGCTGTGTGAAGGTATCATCTCCGGCGGTAATGGGTACATCCTGCCCACCGATTTTGTTCAGCGCCGTAACTTTGTTGGTCACATAAGTGAAGTTACCACCAATGGCGTAAGTGAAATCTCCTTCGAAGTTATCGTAATTGATACCAATCTCCACCCCGTCATTCACAATCGTTCCGATATTTCGGAAACCACCACCAATCTGGGTTCCACCACCAGCATCAATATCCGTTCCCGTACCGGCATCAGCCATATGCTTCACATTCAGGATGGTGTTGTCGGATGTTTTTCTGAAACCTTCCACCACAAAGCGGAGCTTGTCATCAAAAAATCCGAGATCAATCCCGAGGTTAATTTGTTTAGAGGTTTCCCACTGAAGATTAGGATCAGGCTTTGATGCCACCACTGAACCATTGTTTGAGCTTCCGCCTGGGAATGGATAAAATACCCAAGGATACATCTGAGCTACATATCGTTCGGTGATAGACAAATCACGGCCAACTTCACCATATCCGGCACGGAGCTTTAAGTTGGACAGGTTTTCGAATTGCGCCATGAAATCTTCCTCTGCCAGCATCCAACCTACAGAAACAGAAGGGAAATACCCTGTTCGGTTGTTTTCTGAAAATTGCGAAGAGGCATCTGAACGTACCGAAGCGTTAAAGATATACTTGTCATCATAAGTATAGACCGCACGTGCGAAGCTTGATAACATCCGTTTGGTGAATTTATCTGACACCAAACTCTGGCGAACACCACCACTGGCAGATTCCAATCCGTCGCGATCACCGAATGACTTTCCACTAAGGTAGCTGAACTCTTCACTCGCTACTACTCCACCCACAGTGGCATTCAAATCACTTTTTCCTTTGCTATAACTATAATTGAAATAATTATCCCAGAATATCCCACTGAAAACCGATCTGTTTTCGCCATATTCTGTCATGATAGAAGCATGAAGGGCTGTTCCCTGATCAATTTCACGCTGAATATCAGTACGGTTACTGAAAGAGAAATTACCGTTGATATTCGATTTGAAAGTCAGGCCTGGCCTGAACTCATATTGTGCCCATAAGCTCACATTGGTTCCGATTTTGTCATAATTGGAAGAACTTGTTTCCATGGAATAAATCGGGTTTTTGGTATTTACCTGACCGGAAAGTTCCGCAGTAGGAATACCATATCCGTTAGGTGCTGTAGGGTCAAAAACAGGAATCTGAGGAGCTGTGTTCATTACATAAGGGCCACCATAGTTTACACCGTTACGTGTCTGTTTGGCATAAGAGAACATCATGGTTTCGCCCATGGAGAAGCGCCCCGTTTTGTAGTTGGATTTCACGTTCATATTATAACGCTCGTAGCCCGTTTGGTGCTGCATCCCTTCCTGATTGATATAGCCCATAGAAACCCGGTAACTGCCATTGTCGCCACCACCAGCGGCAGCAAAATTGTAACGCTGGATCGCTGCAGGCTTAAAAGTTTCCGCCGACCAATCTGTGGTCTGTGTAATATCATCATCATACACCCAACGGTTTTGCTTGATGGTGTTCTCCTGCCCTGTTGTAAAAAGCGATTCGGCATAGCCCTTGAACTGCTGGGTGTTCATCATCTCGTACATCCGCATAGGAGTTTGCATGCCAAATTCTGCGGAAAAATTATATTTGACATCCCCTTTTTGACCGCCTTTTGTTTTAACGATCACCACGCCATTGGCACCACGGTTACCATAAATGGCCGCCGAAGAAGCATCTTTCAATACCGAAATACTTTCAATATCATTCGGGTCTACCCCCTGAAGGTTCCCTGTAATAATCCCATCGATCACATAGATTGGATCCTGATTACCGGTAATGGTACTAACCCCTCGAATACGAACTTTAACGTCACCACCTGGTTCCGTAGAATTACTTACCTGAACCCCTGTCATACGTCCCTGCATCGCTTGCGACACATTCGAAACCGGCAACTTTTGCAAGGCTTCGGTCTTAACCATCCCTACCGATCCAGTAATATCGCGTTCTTTTTGTTCGCCATACCCTACCACTACTACTGCCTCCAACTGCTGAACATCAGTTTTTAGGTCTACATTAACGACATTTCGGTTCCCAACTTTTTCTTCATGACTTGTAAAACCTACAAAAGAAAAAACTAAGATGTCCTCTGGCGTCGCAGAAAGCTCAAAGCTTCCATCCATGTTTGTAATAGTACCAACACCCGCTGATCCCTTAATGGTTACATTTACCCCAGGCAAAGGGCTTGTGCCACTTTCAGTAACCTGCCCTGAAATTTTGCTTTGGGCAAATGATGCCACAGAACTAATTATCAAAAAAAACAATATGCAAAACAGCTTTTTGAGCATATTGATGCGAAAATAAAGTAAGTTCATATTGATAGTTGCAAAATGAAAAAATAAACAGGAAGCAGCATCTAAGCTGCTTCCAATATAAAAATATTAGTCCTCTCCGTGCGTCAAATCAGTCATCTCGAAACTATTGGTTACCAAGTTAAACTTGATTTTCACACCCTGAATTGGTCCGTTGTTCAAGCCATTCATGCTGAATGATGAAAGTTTTGTATCGTCGGTACCATCCCAGTCACCACAATCCACAGGGTTTTCGATTTTTGAACCTGAAGTCAAATCAATTTCAAAAGCTTTCAACCAGGCTGTTCCCTGAGCAGGCATATCAGTTACACCTGGAGCAATACCCCACTGCTTGGCAATTCCTTTTTTGGTATCTTCGTCTACCATTGAATCTCCCCACTGTCCGGCTTTGTTCCAAACCAAAGTAAAACGGATGTTATTGTGATACTCACCATCCACTTTCTGATTGTAAACATTGGCTTCGTAAACATTAGGATTGTCTTCTGAACGGAACAATGGAATTGGCGTAGATCCCCACCACTGCTGACCAGAATCGTCTCCGTTAACAGCACCAATCGCAAACAACATTGGGTGCTCTTTGGCATCGTCAGAATCCCATGCTTCACCATTCTCAATCATTGTGTAACGGGTCATGTCATGATCAGAACACACATTGGCATCATCGAATTCCAGTGTATAGGTATTCTTCACCAAGTCAACAGTTACATTGGCCATATCTTTACCGTCTGCATTGGTAACAATCAGGTTGTCATTACCACCACAATCTTCTGTAGCAATAAAAAGGTCTCCTTCAGCACCTGTTGCTGCGCCACCTTTTTCACCACCCCAGGAAGCATTATCCATCGCTTCAGTATCGTAAACCATGAATTCCGCATTTTCACCACCTACGCGAATTCGGCCTACAAACTCACCGATACCTTGCCCTTCTTCAAGAGGAATCAATCCTTGATTCTCTACCTCAATAAAAGCGACCATCGGTTCTTCTACTTCACATTTTTCCTCGCAAGACTCATGTTCTGGATTAGACTCGCAAAAACAAGGAGTGCCTTCTACACAAGGATCTGGCTCCTTGGTTTCCGTATCGGAACAAGAGTACATAAAAAGTGAACCCATCGCCAGGGCCGTAAGCAAATTCTGTCTGATATTCATCATAATAAAAAATTAGTTTGTTATAGTATAAATGAAGCAGTA
This genomic interval from Persicobacter psychrovividus contains the following:
- a CDS encoding TonB-dependent receptor → MASFAQSKISGQVTESGTSPLPGVNVTIKGSAGVGTITNMDGSFELSATPEDILVFSFVGFTSHEEKVGNRNVVNVDLKTDVQQLEAVVVVGYGEQKERDITGSVGMVKTEALQKLPVSNVSQAMQGRMTGVQVSNSTEPGGDVKVRIRGVSTITGNQDPIYVIDGIITGNLQGVDPNDIESISVLKDASSAAIYGNRGANGVVIVKTKGGQKGDVKYNFSAEFGMQTPMRMYEMMNTQQFKGYAESLFTTGQENTIKQNRWVYDDDITQTTDWSAETFKPAAIQRYNFAAAGGGDNGSYRVSMGYINQEGMQHQTGYERYNMNVKSNYKTGRFSMGETMMFSYAKQTRNGVNYGGPYVMNTAPQIPVFDPTAPNGYGIPTAELSGQVNTKNPIYSMETSSSNYDKIGTNVSLWAQYEFRPGLTFKSNINGNFSFSNRTDIQREIDQGTALHASIMTEYGENRSVFSGIFWDNYFNYSYSKGKSDLNATVGGVVASEEFSYLSGKSFGDRDGLESASGGVRQSLVSDKFTKRMLSSFARAVYTYDDKYIFNASVRSDASSQFSENNRTGYFPSVSVGWMLAEEDFMAQFENLSNLKLRAGYGEVGRDLSITERYVAQMYPWVFYPFPGGSSNNGSVVASKPDPNLQWETSKQINLGIDLGFFDDKLRFVVEGFRKTSDNTILNVKHMADAGTGTDIDAGGGTQIGGGFRNIGTIVNDGVEIGINYDNFEGDFTYAIGGNFTYVTNKVTALNKIGGQDVPITAGDDTFTQRIDANESMWYFYGYQTAGIFRNQSDVDNHVNADGTPLQPNAQPGDIRFVDTDGSGKIDGDDRINLGNSIPKYYFGFNFDAQYKGFDFSMMLEGKAGFQVFNQNRYALSLTTDKENRLAELDGNTWTEENPNADYPRINTIAQSNFFSDRHLQSGAYLNFQNIQIGYDLTKVVNSSRISKMRVYAGINNAYILTNYKGYNPDVWDNGGNIGLGAGAGVPSVEFNNSSRPTPRTYLLGLQMNF
- a CDS encoding RagB/SusD family nutrient uptake outer membrane protein — protein: MKKLLYTGLIASSMLLSGCSDFLNVPNTALITEADYYKTDNDLFRTLTTSYSTLGDVRMYSQDYFLQRDLLSDDVYTPEPAPDFSNNAQFNFAQESQVIYGMWERLYKGIRRANNVIKNTPERIINAENVARAKAEAKVLRAYYYFHMANMWRSFPLRTEDNLDEHVVEQTSREEVMDFIIADLQEVLAEDILPVTNSGEMYHEKGRVTKGFALSLLGKMFLFESDFANAEKYLKQVIDLNTYSLVEAPEDIWTIRNKNNEIGNENIFEAQFNAKVGGGSLPWFDDGPTASEGTLRLLFLESNSYGGYLNLIPTEDLINQYQPGDKRLQAFIRQKGEEIIWDPGKIYDKDQPVIQKGVTSKPEAGGGNDENFVLMRYADVLLMYAEALIQQNKNLTDAVKYIDMVRERAFGVNFNPTNPNSSAAVLFKLLREERRRELCFECHRFQDLRRWGMLSEVLGDRFKEGKEYYPVPLAEIDKAGGILVQDPNY
- a CDS encoding glycoside hydrolase family 3 C-terminal domain-containing protein; translation: MRKLIKVLFVASLLMACKSTPTRQSPSYQSLIGQMTLDEKLEMIHCRTSFTNGAVPRLNIPALIMSDGPYGVRVEHGEDYVRINAYDDQATYLPKCITLGATWNKDLGLKYGEVLGAEANERGKDVILGPGVNIIRTPLNGRNFEYLSEDPFLTKKMGVGYIKGVQSQGVAACVKHLVANNQETWRNSVDVELSERPLREIYLPAFKEAVQQGNVLTLMGAYNKLRGEFCSHHDYLLNQILKDEWGFKGLVVSDWGAVHNTKEALENGLDLEMGTELYMKKYDYDKVYLADPAKAMIESGQVDEAVVDDKVERILYVMDKIHMLNNNEQRPAGSRNTTEHQLVAKKVAEEGIVLLKNEGLLPIKNAPKKIAVIGRNANQKTSMGGGSSQVNALYEVTALEGIKNIFGEESEITYCQGYDVNKAQKRDEQKMQEAINAAKAADLVIYVGGWIQNWDLKDFAWRDNAFDSEAVDKPNMKLPFHQEELIMGILKANPQTVVVMMGGGPVEMNHWLPQTKALIQAWYPGMEGGNALAEIIAGKVNPSGKLPMTFPKKLADAPAHHLAHFPGKEEVVKYTEGIFVGYRFFDTFNVAPAFCFGHGLSYTTFEVDQLKIKQEEHQITASVQVTNTGEMAGKEVVQLYVSKQQPALERAEQELKGFEKIALEAGASKTLEITIPLQELKYFDEKANQWVLEPGTYEFRLGTSSRDIHQSAIINLNKNSDVIF